The nucleotide sequence CGAAGAAGCATCACAAGGACCTGGACTTCATCGTGGAACAGCTCGACTGGGACAAGAATGTGGATCCGAAGTTCAAGGACAACCACTATCTCGAGCCGGTGCCGGTCGCGGATACGCGCAGCGAAGGTTTCGTGGATCGCTGGATCGTTTACGGCAAGGTGGATGGCGAACAGCTCTTCACGGCGAAGGAACTGACGGTTGATCCGGGCGCGAAAGCGACGATCACGGATAATGGCGCTTACGGCCTGATCTGCGTGCAAGGCACGGGCAAGATCAACGGCCAGCCGCTCAACAGCCCGAAGCTGATCCGCTTCCATGAACTCACTGAAGACGAATATTTCGTGACGGAAGACGGCGCGAAAGCCGGCATCACGTACGAGAACACGAGCGAGACGGAACCGCTGGTGATTCTCCGCTACTTCGGCCCGGAAGTGAACCCGGATGCGCCGAAGATGGGTGCGTACCGGAAGAACAAGTTTTGATTAACTTATCACGGTAAGGATGGCTTCAACGCCGTCCCTGACTGAACGGTTTTGCAACGGCGGCTGATGGAGATATCCATCAGCCGCTGTTTCATTCTCGCTGATAGAAACATAAGGGGCTTTGCAGATGGATTCAGGGTATCTATAGCTGCCGGCAGCCGTAACGAGGAAATGGCTCATTCTTACCCGCGCCATGTAGGCTTCCATTCTTTTAGGAACGCTTCGCGCCTCCATGGTAGATTCTTCCCCTAACTCCCCTCCGACCCGGAAAACTTTGCCGCTTTGCGTTCCGGGTCTCTCCAAAACCCCATAAAATCAAGGGTTTACCGCGCTGGCATGTTCGTTGCTAAACACGCAGCGACCGATAGCTATTGCGGCATATGATTGATGGAATGTTCAACCAACCAGGCTACCTGACGGCCAAGCGTATGATGGATGCGACGGCTCTGCGTCATGAGGCCATTGCCAGCAATCTCGCCAATCTCGAGACCCCCGGCTACAAGCGCATCGACCTCGCGCCCGCTTTCCAGAGCGAACTCCAGCAGGCCGTCAAAAGCCGTGAACCGCAAAATTTGACCGGTCTTCGCCCTTCGTTATCGATCGATCCCAACGCCGTCGCCGCCAATCGCGATGGCAACACCGTGCAGATGGAGACGGAACTGGCCCATCTCGCCGAGAACACCATGGCCCACCAGTTGGAAACGCAACTCGTCAGCGGCTCCTTGTTGAAGCTCCGCCTGGCCATCACCGGACGCGGCTAACCGATCTAGCTCATGATCAACGGACTTTTACCCGGCATACAAAGCACCACGGCAGCACTCGACGCCGAGCGCACTCGCTTGGAGATCGTTTCGCAGAACATCGCTAACGCCAATACAACGCGCGGCGTCGATGGTAAGCCGTATCAACGTCAGCAAGTCGTGTTCGAGAACGTGTTGCAGAACCAGATCGGTGGTCAATCCACGCCCATGATCAAGGTCGCCCGTATCGAGAAGGACGAGCGCCCTTCCAAACTCGTTTACAATCCCGGCCATCCGGATGCGAACAAGGACGGCATGGTTTCCATGCCCGACATCAACATCCATGAGGAGATGGCGGACATGATGGTTTCCTCCCGCGCGTTCGAGGCCAATCTCTCGGTCGTCCGCAATGCCCGTCACATGGCTCTGCAAACCCTTTCCATCGGCAAACGCTAAGCACTAGACCATGAACCCGCTCTCCGCCATCAGCATGTTCGCCAGCCCGCAAGTGGGCGGCCAACTGCCTGTAGAGAAGCTGAAGGCGAACATTCCCGCTGCCGAACTGCGCACGCTGGAAGGCGCCGGTGCGGTTGGTCAGATGCGGGATGCCTTGCCTCTCGGCAAAGCCGCTCCCGGACAAGGCTTCGGCGATGTGCTCGGTAACTTCGTCAACGAAGTCAACAGCAAGCAGGCGAACGCAGCAGACACGGTGAACGGCCTCATGTCTGGCGAGGGCGTTTCCCTACATCAAGCCATGATCGCCATGGAGGAAGCGAGTGTCTCCTTCCAGCTCATGGTGGAAGTGCGCAACAAACTTCTCGAGACGTATCAAGAACTGATGCGCATGCAGATCTGAGCGATCTAAGAAAAATCTGATTTCATGAACCAGGGTCTTACACAAGT is from Verrucomicrobiia bacterium and encodes:
- the flgC gene encoding flagellar basal body rod protein FlgC, yielding MINGLLPGIQSTTAALDAERTRLEIVSQNIANANTTRGVDGKPYQRQQVVFENVLQNQIGGQSTPMIKVARIEKDERPSKLVYNPGHPDANKDGMVSMPDINIHEEMADMMVSSRAFEANLSVVRNARHMALQTLSIGKR
- the flgB gene encoding flagellar basal body rod protein FlgB, with protein sequence MFNQPGYLTAKRMMDATALRHEAIASNLANLETPGYKRIDLAPAFQSELQQAVKSREPQNLTGLRPSLSIDPNAVAANRDGNTVQMETELAHLAENTMAHQLETQLVSGSLLKLRLAITGRG
- the fliE gene encoding flagellar hook-basal body complex protein FliE; translated protein: MNPLSAISMFASPQVGGQLPVEKLKANIPAAELRTLEGAGAVGQMRDALPLGKAAPGQGFGDVLGNFVNEVNSKQANAADTVNGLMSGEGVSLHQAMIAMEEASVSFQLMVEVRNKLLETYQELMRMQI